The following are encoded together in the Proteiniphilum saccharofermentans genome:
- a CDS encoding RagB/SusD family nutrient uptake outer membrane protein encodes MRKIILLSIILSVAFISCSDLDLAPVGQLADGNFPASDGDALTLVNAAYQPNVGISTGLGYLIDLTSEEEVNAENVNSGGYYLGILSIDPTNSYVNSVWNALYNGITRANDVVDKVEPSPNVSSDLKKRIVGEAKFLRAYYYFYLVQLWGDVPLVLHNIDGSNTTRAAVDDVYAQIVRDLEDAAESLPRVNEYAAADKGRATKGAAYAYLSKVYLVWGQTSPTADAATQRNYFSESVKYADLVTDYELQEDFLDNWTIPNGKESIFATQHIKGQASASDGGNHLVHCSFANGFSNTSLPHVFPSTNRWYDDFDDRDQRKKGTYAKELYDPTGDSVFVFERIRYRKYIDTTDVVSSANTRDINRTIIRYAEVLLLKAEAINELNGAPNAEAYEAINQVRRRAFRHPLTVPSADDLPAGLDYEGFKTKIQQERVLELTYEQNRKTDLIRWRIYLKTLRDAVSNGYVDPGYGKQNVKLKHYRFPIPKTQRDINPDGLWQNWGYDGYDESKTGINPYAAHEPQYAGETI; translated from the coding sequence ATGAGAAAAATCATCCTATTATCAATCATATTATCCGTTGCTTTTATATCGTGCAGCGATTTGGATTTAGCGCCTGTGGGACAACTTGCAGATGGTAATTTTCCTGCAAGCGACGGCGACGCGCTTACATTGGTGAATGCTGCCTATCAGCCCAATGTGGGAATAAGTACAGGATTGGGATACCTGATCGACTTAACTTCGGAGGAAGAAGTTAACGCAGAGAACGTTAACAGTGGAGGTTATTATTTGGGAATTTTATCGATAGATCCCACCAACAGCTATGTGAACAGTGTATGGAATGCTTTATACAATGGCATAACCCGTGCCAATGATGTCGTTGACAAGGTGGAACCATCCCCAAACGTATCTTCCGATCTGAAAAAACGTATTGTGGGGGAAGCGAAATTCCTTCGCGCCTACTATTATTTCTATCTCGTTCAACTCTGGGGTGACGTGCCTTTGGTATTGCATAATATTGACGGGTCGAATACTACCCGTGCTGCAGTTGATGATGTATATGCGCAGATTGTCCGGGATCTTGAAGACGCAGCCGAATCGCTGCCACGTGTCAATGAATATGCTGCAGCCGACAAGGGACGCGCCACCAAAGGCGCCGCATACGCTTATTTGTCAAAAGTATACCTGGTTTGGGGGCAAACTTCTCCTACGGCAGATGCCGCAACTCAAAGAAACTATTTCAGCGAGTCGGTAAAATATGCCGATCTGGTAACGGATTACGAGCTTCAGGAAGATTTCCTCGACAATTGGACGATACCCAATGGCAAGGAAAGTATTTTCGCCACGCAACATATAAAAGGGCAGGCAAGCGCCAGCGACGGCGGCAATCACCTTGTACATTGCTCGTTTGCCAATGGGTTTTCGAACACGAGTTTACCGCACGTGTTTCCGTCGACAAACAGATGGTATGATGATTTCGATGACCGCGACCAGCGTAAAAAAGGAACCTACGCAAAAGAACTATACGATCCCACAGGTGACAGTGTTTTTGTGTTCGAGCGTATCCGTTACCGTAAATATATAGACACTACGGATGTGGTCTCATCGGCTAATACGCGCGATATCAACCGTACGATTATTCGTTACGCGGAGGTATTGCTGCTGAAAGCCGAAGCTATTAACGAATTGAACGGAGCTCCCAATGCAGAGGCTTACGAAGCTATTAATCAGGTCAGGCGCCGGGCGTTCAGGCATCCCTTGACAGTTCCTTCCGCCGACGACCTGCCCGCCGGATTGGATTATGAGGGTTTCAAAACAAAAATACAGCAGGAACGCGTTCTTGAACTTACCTACGAACAGAACCGGAAGACAGACCTTATCCGCTGGCGTATATACCTAAAAACCCTGCGTGATGCCGTAAGTAACGGTTATGTTGATCCCGGATACGGCAAGCAAAACGTCAAGTTGAAACATTACCGTTTTCCCATTCCCAAAACACAACGTGATATCAATCCCGACGGGTTATGGCAGAATTGGGGCTACGATGGCTATGATGAGAGTAAAACGGGGATAAATCCTTATGCGGCCCATGAGCCTCAATATGCGGGAGAAACTATTTAA
- a CDS encoding SusC/RagA family TonB-linked outer membrane protein has translation MVDKTNQPIPGVSVFIKSTTTGTVTDINGEFNFITEESLPLALTVSFLGYKTQEIDVYEVNETIRITLSEDINYLDEVVVVGYGTQKRKELTGAISTVSKATLSVPVTSFDNLLGGAVAGLNITQGGQPGSTFSTRIRGGNSINAGNEPLFVVDGVILYGSGATGAGLSQVTANLDPLSAINPSDIESIEVLKDVSATAIYGSRGSNGVIIITTKSGRRGSDNIQYQYTVGWQEATQKLDLLTAGEWAALNKEINPNGHFKDYTDAQIAALGKGYDWQNAALRTGVNHNHNISFNGGDEKTRYFISANYTNQEGILQNTDFKRYTGRLNFDRDILSNLSIGLTLNASKLEQNGLNNYPTYANGLSNPFESIIRTSPANPIYNDDGSFNYRNRYELGDLIKGDVTTNALSDLLNTTAQNISNTLLGNFSLRYAIIPELVFKVDAGTNIINATQNYYAPSYTAGGFQANGYASVGNRRTDIWQYEYTLNYTKQLNKDHYIDVLAGYTTQTTLAEYTTASATDFANEQLLWHSLQSGAARQAPTSGGSEAILNSVIGRINYSLKGRYNLTATLRADGSSRFAANNKWGYFPSLGVSWNVSEESFLKDNKSINDLKLRASIGTVGNQEIGDYRYAALYGTTSNYSFGEQLVVGYIRTNPENPNLKWEKTISYNIGADIGLFNNRLNLAADAYYKLTTDLLLDTPVEISTGFGSVLRNVGSVSNKGVELEARGLIVNTRDLNWTLSANIAKNINRVEDLGPGIDNIGNTIFVGQPLGVHYLIEYAGIIQKGEDLTKIVGPSWKPVVEYGDEKFVNQNDDNVVNETSDRVILGTSNPDITYGFSTTLSYKSFSLFASFQGVAGNKIYNSLRQSLEEPNTAYNVSAALKDRWTESNPSTTIPKIRSYSTTYRTSRYLEDGSFLRLKNITLSYTLPVVIQAVPSAQFRVFASGQNLLTLTKFKGYDPETDGGAVTALNPIATRIAYPLSRTVSLGINLSY, from the coding sequence GTGGTTGATAAAACGAATCAACCTATCCCCGGAGTCTCCGTGTTTATAAAATCAACAACTACGGGGACAGTAACGGATATAAACGGAGAATTTAATTTTATTACGGAAGAATCGCTTCCGCTTGCATTGACGGTTAGTTTCCTGGGGTATAAAACACAGGAAATTGATGTGTATGAGGTAAATGAGACCATAAGAATCACATTGTCGGAAGACATTAATTATCTCGACGAAGTGGTTGTGGTCGGTTATGGCACGCAGAAACGGAAAGAACTTACCGGGGCTATTTCAACGGTTTCCAAAGCAACGCTGTCTGTGCCGGTCACCTCGTTCGATAATCTTTTGGGAGGCGCCGTAGCGGGGTTGAACATCACGCAGGGGGGACAACCCGGTTCAACCTTCTCTACCCGCATCCGTGGTGGCAATTCTATAAACGCCGGGAATGAACCTTTGTTTGTGGTCGACGGTGTGATCCTCTACGGTAGTGGTGCCACAGGGGCAGGCTTGAGTCAGGTTACTGCAAACCTGGACCCCTTATCAGCCATCAATCCCAGTGATATTGAATCCATTGAAGTTTTGAAAGACGTATCTGCCACCGCCATTTACGGCTCACGCGGATCGAATGGGGTTATTATCATTACGACTAAAAGCGGAAGAAGAGGCAGTGATAATATTCAGTATCAATATACTGTTGGCTGGCAGGAAGCTACTCAAAAACTGGATTTACTGACCGCGGGCGAATGGGCGGCGCTCAATAAGGAAATAAATCCGAACGGGCATTTCAAGGACTATACTGATGCCCAGATCGCCGCGCTTGGCAAAGGTTACGATTGGCAAAACGCCGCTTTGCGCACGGGCGTTAACCATAATCATAACATTTCGTTTAACGGCGGCGATGAGAAAACCCGTTATTTCATTTCGGCGAATTATACCAATCAGGAGGGTATTTTGCAGAATACAGATTTCAAACGTTACACGGGCAGGTTGAATTTCGACCGGGACATATTAAGTAATCTTTCAATCGGTTTAACTTTGAATGCAAGCAAGTTGGAGCAGAACGGACTGAACAATTATCCGACCTATGCCAATGGATTGTCGAATCCTTTCGAATCGATTATACGGACTTCACCGGCAAATCCGATCTATAATGACGACGGCAGCTTCAACTACAGAAACCGCTATGAACTGGGCGATCTTATCAAAGGTGATGTTACGACAAACGCGCTATCCGATCTGCTCAATACAACCGCTCAAAATATCAGCAACACTTTACTGGGTAATTTCTCTTTGCGGTATGCCATTATACCCGAATTGGTGTTCAAGGTAGATGCCGGTACAAATATTATTAATGCCACACAGAATTACTATGCGCCTTCCTATACCGCCGGTGGTTTTCAGGCCAACGGATATGCCAGCGTAGGCAACCGCCGCACAGATATATGGCAGTATGAATATACGCTTAATTATACAAAGCAATTGAATAAAGACCATTATATCGACGTTCTGGCAGGTTACACCACGCAAACGACGCTTGCGGAATATACTACTGCTTCCGCAACCGATTTTGCCAATGAACAACTTTTGTGGCATAGCCTGCAAAGCGGTGCTGCACGACAGGCACCGACTTCGGGAGGTTCGGAAGCAATACTCAATTCTGTTATCGGAAGGATAAACTACTCCTTAAAAGGCCGTTATAATCTCACGGCCACTTTACGTGCCGACGGGTCGTCGAGGTTTGCCGCCAACAACAAATGGGGATATTTCCCGTCTCTTGGCGTGTCGTGGAATGTGAGCGAGGAGTCTTTCCTGAAAGACAACAAAAGCATTAACGACCTCAAACTTCGCGCCAGCATAGGTACTGTGGGAAATCAGGAAATCGGTGATTACCGGTATGCAGCGCTTTACGGCACAACGAGCAATTATTCATTCGGGGAACAGTTGGTGGTGGGGTATATCCGCACAAATCCTGAAAATCCCAATTTAAAATGGGAAAAAACCATCTCTTATAATATCGGAGCCGATATAGGTCTGTTCAATAACAGATTGAACCTGGCAGCGGATGCCTATTATAAACTGACAACCGACTTGTTATTAGATACACCGGTAGAAATATCAACCGGTTTTGGTTCGGTGCTGCGTAATGTGGGAAGCGTCAGTAATAAAGGCGTTGAATTGGAAGCACGTGGTTTAATTGTCAATACGAGAGATTTAAACTGGACACTCTCCGCGAATATCGCCAAAAACATCAACAGGGTCGAGGACCTCGGACCGGGAATTGACAATATTGGCAATACCATTTTCGTGGGACAACCTTTGGGAGTACATTATCTGATTGAATATGCCGGAATTATTCAGAAGGGAGAAGATTTAACAAAGATAGTCGGACCTTCATGGAAGCCTGTCGTAGAGTATGGAGATGAAAAATTCGTCAACCAGAACGATGATAATGTTGTTAATGAAACAAGCGACCGTGTGATCTTAGGTACAAGCAACCCTGACATTACTTACGGGTTTTCTACAACACTTTCTTATAAATCGTTCAGTCTGTTTGCCTCCTTCCAGGGAGTAGCGGGGAATAAGATATATAATTCACTGCGTCAATCTCTTGAAGAGCCTAACACCGCTTACAACGTGTCGGCTGCACTTAAAGACAGATGGACCGAATCGAATCCTTCCACAACAATCCCGAAAATACGTTCATATTCAACAACGTATCGTACCAGCCGCTATTTAGAAGACGGTTCTTTTCTTCGTTTGAAAAATATTACTTTGAGTTATACGCTTCCGGTAGTTATTCAGGCAGTTCCATCAGCCCAATTCAGGGTATTTGCATCGGGACAGAATTTGCTTACTTTGACAAAATTCAAGGGTTACGACCCTGAAACCGACGGAGGAGCAGTCACGGCGCTTAATCCGATTGCTACACGGATTGCTTATCCGCTTTCACGGACAGTTTCGCTCGGTATCAACTTATCTTATTGA
- a CDS encoding M14 family zinc carboxypeptidase → MKKVITTIIISLAVLLSAHVKAEKTDYFFAPEVIFDSTIPTPEEFLGYEIGSRITEHSRINAYYEKLAELSDRTSLIEIGQTHEKRKLYVLIVSSPENIRNLDRYKEARKNVRQGEKPDSPLIVFLGNTVHGNEISSSEAALLSAYYYVAAQNDFLLKQLEEGIYFIDPVRNPDGQERFASWVNSNTSVNSYNISQFDREHTEGWPRGRGNHYWFDLNRDWVNIVHPESKARVAFYQDWLPHVQADHHEMGTNSTFFFEPTDPDGNESRFVPQSTYQLNRLFADHYAKALDKIGSFYYTKESYDNKNPNFGSTYPDYNGGVGILFEQGSSRGLKQESDNGIVTLPFTVRNQLVTSIATVDAAIAHRDALFDLQKEFFTPLRGREASKSYIIGDSYDLSRLHKFVQLLLDHRLEVYENANDVTIDSVQYEKGKSYIIPAGQPNSALVGIIFDDIKEYDDASKLGYGAGFSVAYSTGLSYNVTASSSRGARVQTLPQVYTGSLQPSEYAYLVDYRDSKSQQLLFRLLERDILVKSAFKPFSISTDKGVRDFSYGSLLIPVKNQTISSSELYAILKELAEQEKIDIIPVSTGLNVKGVDLGSSTFKRIEKPKVLVVTGGDVSSLEAGEVWHLFDQQLKYPLVRVDFNIFGRVPLNEFNRIVFVSGNYSFLNESEIENLKNWVRNGGTLITLNGASRWAISNKVTSAKLVERPDTTGQRQGTGVSSRSFGRFPTSVFQTKIDLEHPLAFGLTSEKLPVVRESALFLAPSSNAVSVYTDDPLLNGYISSEHLERLKGSASILANNSGRGSVILFAEDPLFRGIWDATGRTFVNAVLFGNNISGR, encoded by the coding sequence ATGAAAAAAGTTATAACGACAATTATTATATCACTTGCAGTACTGTTGTCTGCTCATGTGAAAGCGGAGAAAACAGATTATTTCTTTGCTCCGGAAGTAATATTCGATTCAACCATCCCGACTCCGGAAGAGTTTTTAGGTTATGAGATCGGTAGCAGGATTACCGAACACAGTAGAATAAATGCATATTACGAGAAGCTCGCCGAACTATCCGACAGGACTTCCCTGATAGAGATCGGGCAAACGCATGAAAAGCGTAAGCTGTATGTACTGATCGTTTCATCACCCGAAAATATAAGAAATCTAGATAGGTATAAAGAAGCCCGAAAGAACGTTCGCCAGGGAGAAAAGCCGGACAGCCCGCTGATCGTCTTCCTGGGAAATACGGTGCATGGGAACGAAATCTCTTCCTCGGAAGCGGCATTATTGTCGGCTTATTATTACGTAGCCGCGCAAAATGATTTTTTATTGAAACAGCTGGAAGAGGGGATCTATTTTATTGATCCCGTACGCAATCCCGACGGACAGGAGCGCTTCGCCTCATGGGTGAACTCGAATACAAGTGTAAATAGCTACAATATTTCCCAGTTCGACCGTGAGCATACAGAGGGTTGGCCCAGAGGCCGCGGCAACCACTATTGGTTTGACCTCAACCGCGATTGGGTGAATATCGTGCATCCTGAAAGTAAGGCGCGTGTAGCGTTTTATCAGGATTGGCTGCCTCATGTGCAGGCTGACCATCATGAAATGGGGACAAATAGTACCTTCTTTTTCGAACCGACTGACCCCGATGGGAATGAGAGCCGCTTTGTTCCGCAATCGACCTATCAGCTTAACCGGCTTTTTGCAGATCATTACGCCAAAGCACTGGATAAAATCGGCTCCTTTTATTATACAAAAGAATCTTACGACAATAAAAACCCGAATTTTGGTTCTACTTATCCCGATTATAACGGAGGCGTGGGAATCCTTTTTGAGCAGGGATCGTCGAGAGGTCTGAAACAGGAATCGGATAACGGGATCGTGACGCTTCCCTTTACCGTAAGGAACCAGTTGGTAACAAGCATTGCGACGGTTGATGCAGCCATAGCGCATAGAGATGCTTTATTCGATCTTCAGAAGGAATTTTTTACCCCGCTTCGGGGAAGGGAGGCTTCGAAATCATATATTATCGGCGATAGCTATGACCTGTCCCGATTGCACAAGTTCGTCCAGCTGTTACTCGACCACCGCCTGGAAGTATATGAAAATGCAAACGACGTCACAATAGACAGTGTACAATATGAAAAGGGAAAATCCTACATCATTCCGGCAGGACAACCTAACAGCGCGTTGGTGGGAATTATTTTCGACGATATAAAAGAGTATGACGATGCTTCAAAATTGGGTTACGGAGCCGGTTTTTCTGTCGCTTATTCCACCGGGCTTTCTTATAATGTAACAGCCTCTTCGTCGAGGGGAGCAAGGGTACAGACATTACCGCAAGTATATACCGGCAGTTTGCAACCGTCGGAGTATGCCTACCTGGTGGATTATCGTGACTCGAAAAGCCAACAATTGCTTTTCAGGCTTTTGGAGAGAGATATTCTGGTTAAATCGGCCTTTAAACCGTTCTCCATAAGTACGGATAAAGGTGTGAGGGATTTTTCTTATGGTAGCCTGCTTATTCCCGTAAAAAATCAGACTATCTCTTCCTCCGAATTATATGCGATATTGAAAGAACTGGCGGAACAGGAAAAAATTGATATTATTCCTGTCTCTACAGGCCTTAATGTGAAGGGAGTCGACCTGGGCAGCAGCACCTTTAAGCGGATAGAGAAACCGAAAGTACTGGTCGTGACAGGAGGTGATGTCTCATCGCTTGAAGCCGGCGAAGTGTGGCATCTGTTCGACCAGCAATTAAAATATCCGTTGGTACGCGTCGATTTCAACATTTTCGGACGGGTTCCTCTGAATGAATTCAACCGGATCGTTTTTGTAAGTGGAAATTATTCGTTTTTGAATGAATCGGAGATCGAAAACTTAAAAAACTGGGTTAGGAACGGAGGTACGCTTATTACCCTTAACGGAGCTTCCCGATGGGCGATAAGCAACAAAGTTACTTCGGCAAAATTAGTAGAAAGACCTGATACTACCGGGCAAAGGCAAGGCACAGGTGTTTCGTCCCGTTCGTTCGGAAGATTCCCGACATCTGTATTCCAGACAAAGATAGACCTGGAACATCCCCTGGCTTTCGGGCTGACAAGCGAAAAACTGCCGGTAGTACGGGAAAGCGCCTTGTTTCTTGCTCCTTCATCCAATGCGGTATCCGTATATACCGACGATCCCTTGCTCAATGGTTATATCTCTTCCGAACATCTGGAGAGGCTGAAAGGTTCCGCCTCTATCCTGGCGAATAATTCCGGCAGGGGGAGTGTGATCCTCTTTGCCGAAGATCCGTTGTTCCGCGGAATATGGGATGCTACGGGCCGTACTTTTGTGAATGCGGTTCTATTCGGGAATAATATTTCCGGAAGATAG
- a CDS encoding TlpA disulfide reductase family protein codes for MMKKNLLLIAIIFVAFSCKDKNSFTLNGTVEGVQSGTVYLQKFSNKTFFVIDSAAITDGKFRFSKDIELPEIYGLTLDTLKNSFLVFFDESPVTIHLDSSRYYRNTKVEGSKLHDLFVEYKAQRHVKIDSFIRQHPASLVSAYALYRDFSYRLSPEEIRSNIELLDPSLWKTPYVQTLEELISTLEVVAIGKQAPDFIVSNTEGNTVRFSDYLGGEYVLLDFWASWCGPCRRANPGKVAAYGKYKDKGFGVFSVSLDKSRERWLEAIEKDNLTWTHTSDLLHWDSEPAKLYGVRAIPANFLIDKNGTIVARNLKGEELDKTLGDLLSKIEN; via the coding sequence ATGATGAAGAAGAACTTATTATTAATCGCAATCATTTTTGTGGCATTCTCATGCAAAGACAAAAACAGTTTTACGCTCAACGGTACAGTTGAGGGTGTGCAATCCGGTACGGTCTATTTGCAGAAATTCAGTAACAAAACATTTTTTGTAATAGACTCAGCAGCAATAACAGACGGAAAATTCCGCTTTTCAAAGGATATAGAACTTCCGGAAATTTACGGGTTAACATTGGATACATTGAAAAATTCCTTCCTCGTCTTTTTCGATGAAAGTCCGGTAACGATACATCTTGATTCTTCACGTTATTATCGCAACACGAAAGTAGAAGGTTCGAAGTTGCACGATTTGTTTGTGGAATACAAAGCGCAACGCCATGTGAAGATCGACTCGTTCATCCGTCAACATCCTGCTTCGCTGGTATCGGCTTATGCCCTTTATCGCGATTTTTCCTACCGGTTGTCACCCGAAGAGATCAGGTCAAATATTGAATTGCTTGATCCTTCTTTATGGAAAACGCCATACGTACAAACGTTGGAAGAATTGATAAGTACTCTCGAAGTGGTAGCGATCGGTAAGCAAGCACCCGACTTTATAGTGAGTAATACGGAAGGGAATACGGTAAGATTTTCGGATTATTTGGGAGGAGAATATGTGCTGCTTGACTTCTGGGCATCGTGGTGCGGACCTTGCCGAAGGGCAAACCCGGGTAAGGTAGCCGCGTATGGTAAATACAAGGACAAAGGTTTTGGCGTTTTTTCCGTATCACTTGACAAAAGCAGGGAGAGATGGTTGGAAGCCATTGAAAAAGATAACCTTACATGGACGCATACTTCCGACTTGTTACATTGGGATAGCGAACCGGCAAAATTATACGGCGTGAGAGCCATTCCTGCTAATTTCCTGATAGATAAAAACGGTACTATCGTTGCCCGGAATCTCAAAGGGGAAGAGTTAGATAAGACTTTGGGTGATTTGTTGTCAAAAATTGAAAATTGA
- a CDS encoding RagB/SusD family nutrient uptake outer membrane protein, translating to MKLKFIYILVALSLFTSTLLTSCSDSFFETSPATLITTPEVFSSEDNIDAFINGAIRYLMENSTSQDNPGLPAIFLTHEVMGEDAFARDGRYGFRDSYPYRDPFDNTTRRALFFWTLQYTSIDHANNIIANIDIDESTKQSIKHLKGQAYALRAYNYLNLVRQYQFTYVKDANTKAIPVYTEPTTPSTNPNPLSTVSEVYDLIIKDLTEAEKLLPGFERTVKNRPDINVVYGLFARTYLTLENWELAAEYAARARAGYPVMTPEQYTGGFNDVSNPEWIWGHPQTQTQNKGGASYLAYIETTPYTTDANGTNLYYGYNSIMPDPHFIALFDDGDIRKSLFEIATQPAEALYRHYRYKKFRNKYPNHDGHIVLMRSSEVLLIEAESKARLNDVNGAVGTLNELRRNRNLSDLSATDFDKEGIIDEILLERRRELWGEGFRLYDILRLQTAPVRRETTETFVDDEGRTVSVRGHWITKFPDGTDLVPNSKYYLFPIPLNEINNNPNLDK from the coding sequence ATGAAGCTGAAATTTATATATATACTGGTCGCTTTATCATTATTTACATCGACTCTACTTACGTCGTGCAGCGACAGTTTTTTCGAGACTTCTCCGGCAACCCTGATTACTACACCGGAGGTTTTCTCTTCCGAGGACAATATCGATGCCTTTATTAACGGGGCAATTCGTTATCTGATGGAAAACAGTACATCCCAGGATAATCCGGGACTTCCCGCCATTTTTCTTACACATGAAGTAATGGGTGAAGATGCTTTTGCACGTGACGGGCGTTATGGATTTCGTGATTCATATCCATACCGCGATCCGTTCGATAATACGACAAGGCGTGCTTTGTTCTTCTGGACTTTGCAATACACATCGATTGATCATGCGAACAATATAATTGCCAATATTGATATCGATGAGAGTACAAAACAGAGCATAAAACATCTCAAAGGGCAGGCTTATGCTTTACGCGCATACAATTATTTAAACCTGGTACGTCAGTACCAGTTCACATACGTAAAAGATGCGAATACGAAAGCTATTCCTGTCTATACCGAGCCTACGACTCCCAGTACCAATCCCAATCCCCTGTCGACAGTCAGTGAGGTATATGATTTGATTATTAAAGATCTGACGGAGGCGGAGAAACTGCTTCCAGGATTTGAACGTACAGTGAAGAACCGTCCCGATATTAACGTGGTGTACGGATTATTTGCCCGTACCTATCTTACGCTTGAAAATTGGGAACTTGCAGCCGAGTACGCAGCCAGGGCCCGTGCAGGCTATCCTGTTATGACGCCTGAACAATATACCGGAGGATTTAATGATGTCAGTAATCCGGAATGGATCTGGGGGCATCCGCAAACCCAGACTCAGAACAAGGGAGGCGCGTCATATCTGGCATATATAGAAACAACGCCTTACACCACAGATGCAAACGGAACGAATCTTTATTACGGTTACAACAGCATCATGCCTGATCCCCATTTTATAGCTCTGTTTGACGATGGGGATATACGTAAATCGCTTTTCGAGATAGCCACGCAACCGGCAGAGGCACTGTATAGGCATTACAGGTATAAGAAATTCAGGAATAAATATCCTAATCACGACGGGCATATTGTTCTGATGCGTTCTTCGGAAGTATTACTTATTGAGGCTGAAAGCAAAGCCCGGTTGAATGATGTGAATGGCGCCGTTGGAACGCTGAATGAATTGCGCCGCAACAGAAATCTTTCTGATCTGTCGGCAACCGATTTTGACAAGGAGGGTATCATCGATGAAATCCTGCTTGAACGTCGGCGTGAACTCTGGGGCGAAGGTTTCCGCCTGTATGATATTCTGCGCTTACAAACAGCACCTGTCCGTCGGGAAACAACGGAGACTTTTGTAGATGATGAGGGTAGAACGGTGTCTGTAAGAGGACATTGGATCACCAAATTCCCCGATGGCACCGATTTAGTGCCTAACAGTAAGTATTATCTTTTCCCTATTCCATTAAACGAGATCAATAACAATCCTAATTTAGATAAATGA